A part of Bacillus thuringiensis genomic DNA contains:
- a CDS encoding sugar phosphate isomerase/epimerase family protein, with protein sequence MRYSLCTISFRHQLISFTDIVQFAYENGFEGIELWGTHAQNLYIQEYETTERELNCLKDKNLEITMISDYLDISLSADFEKTIEKCAQLAILANWFKTNKIRTFAGQKGSEDFSEQERKEYVKRIRNICDLFAQHNMYVLLETHPNTLTDTLPSTLELLKEVNHPNLKINLDFLHIWESGANPIDSFHRLRPWIQHYHFKNISSADYLHVFEPNNVYAAAGSRIGMVPLFEGVVNYDEIIQEVRDTDHFASLEWFGHHAKDILKEEMKVLTNRNLEVVTS encoded by the coding sequence ATGAGATATTCGTTATGTACTATTTCCTTTCGTCATCAATTAATTTCATTTACTGATATTGTTCAATTTGCATATGAAAACGGCTTTGAGGGCATTGAATTGTGGGGGACTCATGCACAAAATTTGTATATACAAGAGTATGAAACGACAGAACGAGAATTGAATTGTTTAAAGGATAAAAACTTGGAAATTACGATGATCAGTGATTATTTAGACATATCATTATCGGCAGATTTTGAAAAAACGATAGAGAAATGTGCACAACTTGCAATACTAGCTAATTGGTTTAAAACGAACAAAATTCGTACGTTTGCTGGACAAAAGGGAAGCGAAGATTTCTCGGAACAGGAAAGGAAAGAGTACGTAAAGCGAATTCGCAACATTTGTGATTTATTTGCTCAGCATAATATGTATGTACTTTTAGAAACACATCCAAATACGTTAACGGATACGTTGCCTTCTACTTTGGAATTATTAAAGGAAGTAAATCATCCGAATTTGAAAATAAATCTTGATTTTCTTCATATATGGGAGTCTGGTGCAAATCCAATAGACAGTTTCCATCGACTAAGGCCGTGGATACAACATTATCATTTTAAGAATATATCGTCAGCAGATTATTTACATGTATTTGAACCTAATAATGTATATGCAGCAGCGGGAAGTCGAATTGGTATGGTTCCATTATTTGAAGGTGTGGTAAATTATGATGAGATTATTCAGGAAGTGAGAGATACTGACCATTTTGCTTCACTCGAATGGTTTGGACATCATGCGAAAGATATATTAAAAGAAGAAATGAAAGTATTAACAAATAGAAATTTAGAAGTAGTAACCTCTTAA
- a CDS encoding alpha/beta-type small acid-soluble spore protein has product MARNRNSNQLASHGAQAALDQMKYEIAQEFGVQLGADTSSRANGSVGGEITKRLVAMAEQQLGGGYTR; this is encoded by the coding sequence ATGGCTAGAAATCGTAATTCTAATCAATTAGCATCACATGGAGCACAAGCAGCTTTAGATCAAATGAAATATGAAATTGCACAAGAGTTTGGTGTACAACTTGGAGCTGACACTTCTTCACGTGCAAACGGTTCTGTAGGCGGTGAAATTACAAAACGTCTAGTAGCGATGGCAGAACAACAACTTGGTGGCGGATATACTCGCTAA
- a CDS encoding MFS transporter, whose amino-acid sequence MLKKENCCLIALASVPLVMTLGNSMLIPILPTIEKKLHISSFQVSMIITIYSIVAILLIPIAGYLSDRWGRKMVMVPSLLIAAIGGAVTGWVSWKVDNPYTWILIGRAIQGIGAAGAMPVVIPCVGDLYKDEKQVSAGLGIIETSNTFGKVLSPILGSALAAIVWFLPFWAIPVLCVVSIVLLLVLVKAKKQEGEVPPLKEFIQSIISTFREKGRWLVAIFVLGAIIMLILFGILFYLSTILESKYDIHGIWKGCVLAIPLLVLSLSSYMAGKKIGDNQNVMKKCIYIGFLMAAASVIIPLFIKGIYLLLLCLVIMGIGIGMALPCLDALITQGIEKEQRGTVTSFYSSMRFIGVAAGPPLYSFFMKGADHEVFYLTSIFAGIGAVIAMIWIKPAKNAKTVKQKTEPTS is encoded by the coding sequence ATGTTAAAAAAAGAAAACTGTTGTTTGATTGCGCTTGCATCAGTTCCACTTGTTATGACATTAGGGAATTCAATGCTTATTCCAATCCTACCGACTATCGAAAAGAAATTACATATTTCATCGTTTCAAGTATCCATGATAATTACAATTTACTCCATCGTAGCCATTTTACTTATACCGATTGCTGGTTACTTATCAGATAGATGGGGACGAAAGATGGTAATGGTTCCGAGTTTGCTGATTGCGGCTATAGGCGGAGCGGTAACTGGTTGGGTATCATGGAAAGTTGATAACCCCTACACTTGGATACTGATCGGTAGAGCGATTCAAGGTATTGGTGCAGCTGGTGCAATGCCGGTTGTTATACCTTGTGTTGGTGATTTATACAAAGATGAAAAACAAGTTAGTGCAGGTTTAGGAATCATTGAAACATCCAATACATTTGGAAAAGTGCTGAGCCCTATTTTAGGATCTGCTCTTGCTGCCATTGTATGGTTCTTACCATTTTGGGCGATTCCAGTTTTATGCGTAGTATCAATTGTTTTATTACTTGTTCTAGTAAAGGCAAAGAAACAAGAAGGAGAAGTACCACCACTTAAAGAGTTTATTCAATCTATTATCTCTACGTTTCGAGAAAAGGGAAGATGGTTAGTTGCCATTTTTGTATTAGGTGCAATTATTATGCTTATTTTATTCGGAATTCTCTTTTATTTGTCGACGATACTGGAATCAAAGTATGACATTCATGGTATATGGAAAGGCTGTGTACTTGCTATCCCATTACTTGTACTATCACTTAGTTCATATATGGCCGGTAAAAAAATTGGAGATAATCAAAACGTTATGAAGAAGTGTATTTATATTGGTTTTTTAATGGCAGCTGCATCAGTCATCATTCCTTTATTTATAAAAGGGATCTATTTACTACTTCTTTGTCTCGTTATTATGGGGATAGGAATTGGTATGGCACTCCCATGTTTAGACGCCCTAATTACACAAGGGATTGAAAAGGAGCAAAGGGGGACGGTTACGTCATTTTATAGTTCCATGAGATTTATCGGTGTAGCAGCTGGACCACCTCTATATTCTTTTTTCATGAAAGGTGCTGACCATGAAGTGTTTTATTTAACAAGTATTTTCGCTGGTATTGGTGCTGTTATAGCAATGATTTGGATTAAACCAGCAAAAAATGCAAAGACCGTAAAACAGAAAACAGAACCTACTTCATAA